The following are encoded in a window of Acropora muricata isolate sample 2 chromosome 6, ASM3666990v1, whole genome shotgun sequence genomic DNA:
- the LOC136919368 gene encoding partner and localizer of BRCA2-like isoform X1: MSKQDALIRKRLIELEKKHARAVQKLERAERRRQRRQTFHGFSGQDENTESVTNQNTSSILPCAQAFNSTDVIKTGCLSAHKGGLGKNVSFEETFSKEMCPGNTQWNRSTSSCKTDVKSRSCKKQASKESLKSQSKSGSNGVTMQFEGETDGRNVDSPKKKEIQFTNESLVLQDDERIVDEGANHECEALVFRSNVVEGLSDLSKCEEGIFALANKDVGSVERGSCAKEVDDLSNKNANNKGRRNRNSQDTKNVNLLEDSCTLNKKGNGFQEREPDNVSMLRENASDSSSFENCHWLKLFEEEFPRRSPRFQSTPNFRCRDDTCHISRVTPVSKTKPSKTKRLRAEKEHKKEKIKGTPNIKKNLSVLDGTYGKRSVDDFVFPKPGLELTKPGGPLGIVVDFSLPDDAFVKLKLAKIKSALLVERKKKIVSDGKEMALTPVQESGKICKVTDEKCANKEKNSNIYEQKKQHQTVETVSELPSAKHERWSSNKQNSVPETQDSIFSPADMLGFDDGIKSKDVDMVSSANAAEKVKTAMTEVVPMTATYVQHPRQSFLLQNTTTNDKCTKAHSSPKQKPSEGDSTKKIMPCQAVSDDKCLQSLLKTDDFENAKEISFENETLKEWNKEDEAGNNEASAVNIHLQKTTTSDNVDEEFLNQKESAVGLNFSLDSGDQATSRNVCEEELHRFSINALSPATNHTGPRLGDQVTPHGKMNEPLESSQLPYTCMESAGEPTDGAPVDMTACLQHCVSGECNKVRSVSLSSYEPSTRDTSSLQRKKRDVLAVCLAHLVVIWTQKPDLQWTVMHKWSLPLDGEEEFIRVDFVQGKPHIVLLAGGNFCKGTGRILGYSEEGDYSLDLVSGDEGKKTAFSAMCLLQGNLEPSSLEVEEVAMIIGGRADQKVTMTKWCLDRSCSVVEGCHNFKPLASSDTGLCCLHPVNGSQCLVLGTTVDKLYLWNHKSCQLLRSFILEAMGFYGLLCLKAITLKGFLFLMMASISSKELNCENKNSDACSLHVLNPKTSKVVQLEQFCRSERTSIVGTNGQLIAAVGLRKGEVIMWNINSSHRHATLQAFEDDQVSCVGYHQDMSLVAFGSDNGCVHLFSLN, translated from the exons ATGAGTAAACAGGACGCG ttGATTAGGAAACGTTTAATAGAATTGGAAAAGAAACATGCAAGGGCTGTGCAAAAACTTGAG AGAGCTGAGAGAAGGAGGCAGAGGCGCCAAACGTTTCATGGTTTTTCAGGTCAAGATGAAAACACAGAGAGTGTGACAAATCAGAATACATCTAGCATCTTGCCATGTGCACAGGCATTTAATTCCACAGATGTTATAAAAACAGGCTGTTTATCTGCTCACAAGGGAGGGCTTGGCAAGAATGTTTCATTTGAGGAGACTTTTAGCAAAGAGATGTGTCCAGGGAATACTCAGTGGAACAGAAGTACCTCTTCATGTAAGACTGATGTTAAATCAAGATCTTGCAAAAAACAAGCATCTAAAGAATCCTTGAAATCACAGAGTAAATCTGGTTCTAATGGTGTGACAATGCAATTTGAAGGCGAGACTGATGGTAGGAATGTTGATTctccaaagaaaaaagagattcAGTTTACAAATGAGTCTCTTGTGTTACAAGATGATGAAAGAATTGTCGATGAAGGAGCTAACCATGAATGTGAGGCCCTTGTTTTTAGAAGTAATGTGGTTGAGGGTCTGTCTGATTTGTCAAAGTGTGAGGAAGGAATTTTTGCATTGGCCAATAAAGATGTGGGTAGTGTTGAAAGAGGGAGTTGTGCTAAAGAGGTGGATGACCTAAGCAACAAGAATGCTAATAATAAAGGCAGAAGAAACAGAAATTCTCAAGACACTAAAAATGTGAACCTGCTGGAAGATAGTTGTACTTTAAACAAAAAAGGTAATGGCTTTCAGGAAAGGGAGCCTGATAATGTATCCATGTTGAGAGAGAATGCTAGTGATAGCTCTTCTTTTGAGAACTGTCATTGGTTGAAATTGTTTGAAGAAGAATTTCCAAGAAGATCTCCAAGATTTCAATCAACACCAAACTTCCGTTGCCGAGATGATACCTGTCACATAAGCCGTGTTACTCCAGTTAGTAAAACAAAACCATCAAAAACCAAGCGATTAAGGGCAGAAAAAGaacataaaaaagagaaaatcaaGGGAACCCCTAATATTAAGAAGAACCTTTCTGTGCTAGATGGTACATATGGAAAAAGAAGTGtggatgattttgtttttccaaagcCCGGCTTGGAACTTACTAAACCAGGTGGGCCTTTAGGGATTGTTGTTGACTTCTCTTTGCCAGATGATGCGTTTGTAAAACTAAAGCTGGCTAAAATCAAGAGTGCTTTGCTAgttgaaaggaagaaaaagattGTCAGTGATGGAAAAGAGATGGCCCTTACACCTGTTCAGGAATCAGGAAAAATTTGTAAAGTCACAGATGAAAAATGtgcaaataaagaaaagaatagCAACATTtatgaacaaaagaaacaacaccAAACAGTTGAGACTGTGTCAGAATTACCCTCTGCAAAACATGAGCGATGGTCTTCTAACAAACAAAATTCTGTCCCTGAAACTCAGGATTCAATTTTTTCCCCAGCTGACATGTTGGGCTTTGATGATGGCATTAAATCAAAAGATGTGGACATGGTATCCTCTGCAAATGCTGCAGAAAAAGTGAAGACTGCTATGACAGAAGTTGTGCCAATGACGGCAACATATGTACAACATCCCAGGCAGAGTTTTCTGTTGCAAAATACAACTACCAATGATAAATGTACAAAAGCACACTCATCTCCAAAGCAAAAACCATCTGAGGGTGACAGCACTAAGAAAATAATGCCTTGTCAGGCTGTCTCAGATGATAAATGTCTTCAGAGTCTTTTGAAAACtgatgattttgaaaatgcaaaggagatttcatttgaaaatgagACACTCAAAGAATGGAACAAAGAAGATGAGGCTGGCAACAATGAAGCATCTGCAGTTAACATACATCTACAGAAAACTACCACCTCAGACAATGTTGATGAGGAGTTTTTAAATCAGAAAGAGTCTGCTGTTGGGTTAAATTTTTCATTGGATTCAGGGGATCAAGCAACCTCAAGGAATGTTTGTGAGGAAGAACTGCACAGGTTTTCCATAAATGCATTGAGTCCTGCTACCAACCACACAGGTCCAAGGTTAGGTGATCAAGTCACTCCTCATGGGAAGATGAATGAGCCTCTTGAGAGCTCTCAGCTGCCCTATACATGTATGGAATCAGCAGGGGAGCCAACTGATGGAGCTCCAGTGGACATGACTGCTTGTTTGCAG CATTGTGTAAGTGGTGAGTGCAACAAAGTGCGATCTGTTTCACTGTCCTCGTATGAGCCATCAACAAGAGATACATCATCCCTGCAGCGAAAAAAGAGAGATGTCTTAGCTGTTTGTTTAGCTCACCTGGTTGTCATCTGGACTCAGAAACCTGACTTGCAGTGGACTGTGATGCACAAATGGAGTCTCCCATTG GATGGAGAAGAAGAGTTTATCAGAGTTGATTTTGTTCAAGGCAAGCCTCATATTGTTCTTCTTGCCGGAGGAAATTTCTGTAAAGGAACTGGAAG GATTCTTGGTTACTCAGAAGAAGGCGATTACTCACTGGATTTAGTTAGTGGAGATGA GGGCAAGAAAACAGCGTTCTCAGCGATGTGCCTTCTGCAAGGGAATTTGGAACCAAGTTCACTTGAGGTTGAGGAAGTTGCGATGATAATTGGAGGCAGAGCTGACCAGAAAGTAACTATGACAAAATGGTGTTTGGACCGTTCTTGTTC GGTAGTTGAAGGATGTCATAACTTCAAGCCGTTAGCCTCCAGTGACACTGGACTGTGTTGTCTTCATCCTGTTAATGGAAGTCAGTGCCTTGTTCTGGGGACAACTGTTGACAAGCTATACCTATG GAATCACAAATCGTGTCAGTTGTTGCGTTCTTTCATCCTGGAAGCCATGGGATTTTATGGTCTGTTGTGCCTGAAAGCTATCACTCTAAAG GGATTTCTCTTTTTAATGATGGCCAGTATTTCATCCAAG GAGCTAAactgtgaaaacaaaaatagtgATGCTTGCTCTTTGCATGTGCTGAATCCGAAAACTTCCAAAGTTGTTCAATTAGAGCAGTTTTGCCGTTCAGAAAG GACCAGTATAGTTGGTACAAATGGACAGCTCATTGCAGCTGTGGGTCTGAGGAAGGGTGAGGTAATTATGTGGAACATAAACAGCAGTCACAGGCATGCTACTCTTCAGGCGTTTGAAG ACGATCAAGTGAGTTGTGTTGGATATCATCAAGACATGTCCCTTGTGGCATTTGGAAGCGATAATGGTTGTGTTCATTTGTTCTCCTTGAACTAA
- the LOC136919368 gene encoding partner and localizer of BRCA2-like isoform X2, producing MLIRKRLIELEKKHARAVQKLERAERRRQRRQTFHGFSGQDENTESVTNQNTSSILPCAQAFNSTDVIKTGCLSAHKGGLGKNVSFEETFSKEMCPGNTQWNRSTSSCKTDVKSRSCKKQASKESLKSQSKSGSNGVTMQFEGETDGRNVDSPKKKEIQFTNESLVLQDDERIVDEGANHECEALVFRSNVVEGLSDLSKCEEGIFALANKDVGSVERGSCAKEVDDLSNKNANNKGRRNRNSQDTKNVNLLEDSCTLNKKGNGFQEREPDNVSMLRENASDSSSFENCHWLKLFEEEFPRRSPRFQSTPNFRCRDDTCHISRVTPVSKTKPSKTKRLRAEKEHKKEKIKGTPNIKKNLSVLDGTYGKRSVDDFVFPKPGLELTKPGGPLGIVVDFSLPDDAFVKLKLAKIKSALLVERKKKIVSDGKEMALTPVQESGKICKVTDEKCANKEKNSNIYEQKKQHQTVETVSELPSAKHERWSSNKQNSVPETQDSIFSPADMLGFDDGIKSKDVDMVSSANAAEKVKTAMTEVVPMTATYVQHPRQSFLLQNTTTNDKCTKAHSSPKQKPSEGDSTKKIMPCQAVSDDKCLQSLLKTDDFENAKEISFENETLKEWNKEDEAGNNEASAVNIHLQKTTTSDNVDEEFLNQKESAVGLNFSLDSGDQATSRNVCEEELHRFSINALSPATNHTGPRLGDQVTPHGKMNEPLESSQLPYTCMESAGEPTDGAPVDMTACLQHCVSGECNKVRSVSLSSYEPSTRDTSSLQRKKRDVLAVCLAHLVVIWTQKPDLQWTVMHKWSLPLDGEEEFIRVDFVQGKPHIVLLAGGNFCKGTGRILGYSEEGDYSLDLVSGDEGKKTAFSAMCLLQGNLEPSSLEVEEVAMIIGGRADQKVTMTKWCLDRSCSVVEGCHNFKPLASSDTGLCCLHPVNGSQCLVLGTTVDKLYLWNHKSCQLLRSFILEAMGFYGLLCLKAITLKGFLFLMMASISSKELNCENKNSDACSLHVLNPKTSKVVQLEQFCRSERTSIVGTNGQLIAAVGLRKGEVIMWNINSSHRHATLQAFEDDQVSCVGYHQDMSLVAFGSDNGCVHLFSLN from the exons ATG ttGATTAGGAAACGTTTAATAGAATTGGAAAAGAAACATGCAAGGGCTGTGCAAAAACTTGAG AGAGCTGAGAGAAGGAGGCAGAGGCGCCAAACGTTTCATGGTTTTTCAGGTCAAGATGAAAACACAGAGAGTGTGACAAATCAGAATACATCTAGCATCTTGCCATGTGCACAGGCATTTAATTCCACAGATGTTATAAAAACAGGCTGTTTATCTGCTCACAAGGGAGGGCTTGGCAAGAATGTTTCATTTGAGGAGACTTTTAGCAAAGAGATGTGTCCAGGGAATACTCAGTGGAACAGAAGTACCTCTTCATGTAAGACTGATGTTAAATCAAGATCTTGCAAAAAACAAGCATCTAAAGAATCCTTGAAATCACAGAGTAAATCTGGTTCTAATGGTGTGACAATGCAATTTGAAGGCGAGACTGATGGTAGGAATGTTGATTctccaaagaaaaaagagattcAGTTTACAAATGAGTCTCTTGTGTTACAAGATGATGAAAGAATTGTCGATGAAGGAGCTAACCATGAATGTGAGGCCCTTGTTTTTAGAAGTAATGTGGTTGAGGGTCTGTCTGATTTGTCAAAGTGTGAGGAAGGAATTTTTGCATTGGCCAATAAAGATGTGGGTAGTGTTGAAAGAGGGAGTTGTGCTAAAGAGGTGGATGACCTAAGCAACAAGAATGCTAATAATAAAGGCAGAAGAAACAGAAATTCTCAAGACACTAAAAATGTGAACCTGCTGGAAGATAGTTGTACTTTAAACAAAAAAGGTAATGGCTTTCAGGAAAGGGAGCCTGATAATGTATCCATGTTGAGAGAGAATGCTAGTGATAGCTCTTCTTTTGAGAACTGTCATTGGTTGAAATTGTTTGAAGAAGAATTTCCAAGAAGATCTCCAAGATTTCAATCAACACCAAACTTCCGTTGCCGAGATGATACCTGTCACATAAGCCGTGTTACTCCAGTTAGTAAAACAAAACCATCAAAAACCAAGCGATTAAGGGCAGAAAAAGaacataaaaaagagaaaatcaaGGGAACCCCTAATATTAAGAAGAACCTTTCTGTGCTAGATGGTACATATGGAAAAAGAAGTGtggatgattttgtttttccaaagcCCGGCTTGGAACTTACTAAACCAGGTGGGCCTTTAGGGATTGTTGTTGACTTCTCTTTGCCAGATGATGCGTTTGTAAAACTAAAGCTGGCTAAAATCAAGAGTGCTTTGCTAgttgaaaggaagaaaaagattGTCAGTGATGGAAAAGAGATGGCCCTTACACCTGTTCAGGAATCAGGAAAAATTTGTAAAGTCACAGATGAAAAATGtgcaaataaagaaaagaatagCAACATTtatgaacaaaagaaacaacaccAAACAGTTGAGACTGTGTCAGAATTACCCTCTGCAAAACATGAGCGATGGTCTTCTAACAAACAAAATTCTGTCCCTGAAACTCAGGATTCAATTTTTTCCCCAGCTGACATGTTGGGCTTTGATGATGGCATTAAATCAAAAGATGTGGACATGGTATCCTCTGCAAATGCTGCAGAAAAAGTGAAGACTGCTATGACAGAAGTTGTGCCAATGACGGCAACATATGTACAACATCCCAGGCAGAGTTTTCTGTTGCAAAATACAACTACCAATGATAAATGTACAAAAGCACACTCATCTCCAAAGCAAAAACCATCTGAGGGTGACAGCACTAAGAAAATAATGCCTTGTCAGGCTGTCTCAGATGATAAATGTCTTCAGAGTCTTTTGAAAACtgatgattttgaaaatgcaaaggagatttcatttgaaaatgagACACTCAAAGAATGGAACAAAGAAGATGAGGCTGGCAACAATGAAGCATCTGCAGTTAACATACATCTACAGAAAACTACCACCTCAGACAATGTTGATGAGGAGTTTTTAAATCAGAAAGAGTCTGCTGTTGGGTTAAATTTTTCATTGGATTCAGGGGATCAAGCAACCTCAAGGAATGTTTGTGAGGAAGAACTGCACAGGTTTTCCATAAATGCATTGAGTCCTGCTACCAACCACACAGGTCCAAGGTTAGGTGATCAAGTCACTCCTCATGGGAAGATGAATGAGCCTCTTGAGAGCTCTCAGCTGCCCTATACATGTATGGAATCAGCAGGGGAGCCAACTGATGGAGCTCCAGTGGACATGACTGCTTGTTTGCAG CATTGTGTAAGTGGTGAGTGCAACAAAGTGCGATCTGTTTCACTGTCCTCGTATGAGCCATCAACAAGAGATACATCATCCCTGCAGCGAAAAAAGAGAGATGTCTTAGCTGTTTGTTTAGCTCACCTGGTTGTCATCTGGACTCAGAAACCTGACTTGCAGTGGACTGTGATGCACAAATGGAGTCTCCCATTG GATGGAGAAGAAGAGTTTATCAGAGTTGATTTTGTTCAAGGCAAGCCTCATATTGTTCTTCTTGCCGGAGGAAATTTCTGTAAAGGAACTGGAAG GATTCTTGGTTACTCAGAAGAAGGCGATTACTCACTGGATTTAGTTAGTGGAGATGA GGGCAAGAAAACAGCGTTCTCAGCGATGTGCCTTCTGCAAGGGAATTTGGAACCAAGTTCACTTGAGGTTGAGGAAGTTGCGATGATAATTGGAGGCAGAGCTGACCAGAAAGTAACTATGACAAAATGGTGTTTGGACCGTTCTTGTTC GGTAGTTGAAGGATGTCATAACTTCAAGCCGTTAGCCTCCAGTGACACTGGACTGTGTTGTCTTCATCCTGTTAATGGAAGTCAGTGCCTTGTTCTGGGGACAACTGTTGACAAGCTATACCTATG GAATCACAAATCGTGTCAGTTGTTGCGTTCTTTCATCCTGGAAGCCATGGGATTTTATGGTCTGTTGTGCCTGAAAGCTATCACTCTAAAG GGATTTCTCTTTTTAATGATGGCCAGTATTTCATCCAAG GAGCTAAactgtgaaaacaaaaatagtgATGCTTGCTCTTTGCATGTGCTGAATCCGAAAACTTCCAAAGTTGTTCAATTAGAGCAGTTTTGCCGTTCAGAAAG GACCAGTATAGTTGGTACAAATGGACAGCTCATTGCAGCTGTGGGTCTGAGGAAGGGTGAGGTAATTATGTGGAACATAAACAGCAGTCACAGGCATGCTACTCTTCAGGCGTTTGAAG ACGATCAAGTGAGTTGTGTTGGATATCATCAAGACATGTCCCTTGTGGCATTTGGAAGCGATAATGGTTGTGTTCATTTGTTCTCCTTGAACTAA
- the LOC136920123 gene encoding serine-rich adhesin for platelets-like gives MAKIQGERQDHREPSIRLTILPTIEEYSDPPDPPDPPTSVEYITERYKHHQQEFNDKVAPQDTWWIPGIPTPDVDSKGPKTKRYTDDDFPWERNTKVKNSVSADTAKLSQTDPSDLDLVNSATGRDQLPGIKRIKKELVGLLKTKAQNHQPPDELDDEEENEFDAREEFESGKDRSKQQSFHESEEGAFQKEMPDLTSESGEFSRRKETSESSDDTNAASVFPKKITPLDIKWHVPHTRTKRDGPTKYKVKKKRKTEDEEESNETTNIAALIGGMLSLVCLIASIFQICKCCKRKRGHQDDQEHGSEAGNKESGNKNQSNFKRKGAMRKKENEKMEKEDPVPSTSIQINEDIAEGSSVHVLTPEGIKSTGDDSSVVNETLGSSALNDCESLGHQQSSVTTNATPASTPTAETIFKTTPQNEPTDSRNLSENEHKGEESLASSSGHTSDDDERIVNKTASSSVFVAESPVSPVKASTSSTVKPIVESKTSKGVVAGAHSSHSSTESCKTPVTPLKEVVITIEDDEETKLAQVPCRKDPSPCSSGTDSDINGNNLEHDNGDESLLGSEYETSSGELIYSSQPQSKMDLMANSVVSTSASPPIPPPRPNPANTSAELQRVFDVFYLLGNAIGGRKIKNNRLTIKGLTSKGHSHGFLADLKAAATQILTGNFAHISKEKRKVIKALTKDTKRSFTQSIELGKSLVLNEQQDMKRDKRCAGKRGVVRKALSSSNDSLSKQISFAKSVILPGNDQKNAQRRNKETRKVIKTIEKELHSPSFQQQIRAASSTLNKDEATRDLKAKREHNKKVIKMDAKMMKLQRKKTAFRSDIKFVRSVICGPPAVDHVENPQLGCVCYYCNKHWKKAGGPPCFNPPK, from the exons ATGGCAAAGATACAAGGAGAGCGGCAGGACCACAGGGAGCCCTCGATCCGTCTTACCATCTTGCCAACGATCGAGGAGTACTCCGATCCTCCCGACCCACCCGATCCACCGACCTCTGTTGAATACATAACAGAGAGATACAAACACCATCAACAGGAGTTCAACGATAAGGTAGCACCGCAAGACACGTGGTGGATTCCTGGGATACCAACTCCAGACGTGGACTCCAAAGGACCAAAAACCAAGCGGTACACGGACGACGATTTTCCATGGGAAAGAAATACAAAAGTCAAGAACTCAGTCTCCGCTGATACTGCAAAGCTAAGTCAAACCGACCCGTCTGACCTGGATCTGGTTAATTCTGCCACAGGAAGAGATCAGTTGCCAGGTATCAAGCGGATAAAGAAGGAACTTGTCGGCCTATTAAAAACCAAGGCACAAAACCATCAACCTCCGGATGAGTTagatgatgaagaagaaaaCGAATTCGATGCTCGAGAGGAGTTCGAATCGGGAAAAGATCGTTCTAAACAGCAGTCATTTCATGAAAGCGAAGAAGGTGCTTTTCAAAAGGAAATGCCTGACTTGACATCAGAATCCGGAGAGTTTTCacgaagaaaagaaacatcGGAGTCATCCGATGATACAAACGCCGCTTCTGTTTTTCCTAAAAAGATAACACCCTTAGACATCAAGTGGCACGTACCGCACACTCGGACGAAACGAGATGGGCCAACCAAGtataaagtaaagaaaaagagaaagacagAAGATGAAGAGGAATCAAACGAAACAACTAATATTGCAGCTCTGATTGGCGGAATGCTTTCTTTAGTGTGTTTAATTGCCAGCATTTTTCAAATATG CAAATGCTGTAAAAGGAAACGTGGGCACCAAGATGATCAGGAACACGGCTCAGAAGCGGGTAATAAAGAAAGCGGAAATAAAAACCAATctaatttcaaaagaaaaggagcaatgagaaagaaggaaaacgaaaaaatggaaaaagaggATCCCGTACCTAGTACATCGATTCAAATAAATGAAGACATTGCGGAGGGATCCAGTGTCCATGTGTTAACACCGGAAGGGATAAAGTCAACAGGCGACGATTCCTCTGTCGTCAACGAAACGCTAGGATCCAGTGCATTGAATGATTGTGAGTCTCTTGGCCATCAACAGTCTTCCGTCACAACAAATGCAACCCCAGCGTCTACACCAACAGCAGAGACTATCTTCAAGACCACCCCGCAAAATGAGCCCACAGATTCAAGGAATCTCTCGGAAAACGAACACAAGGGCGAAGAATCATTGGCTTCATCTTCTGGCCACACCTCGGATGACGACGAGAGAATCGTCAACAAAACAGCATCTTCCAGCGTCTTCGTAGCTGAATCACCTGTTTCGCCAGTCAAAGCGTCAACATCGTCCACTGTGAAACCAATAGTCGAGTCCAAGACCTCCAAGGGAGTTGTTGCCGGCGCCCACTCAAGTCATTCATCAACAGAATCCTGTAAAACGCCCGTCACCCCACTCAAGGAAGTGGTTATTACCATAGAGGATGACGAGGAAACGAAATTGGCGCAGGTTCCTTGTCGCAAAGATCCATCTCCATGCTCAAGTGGAACTGATTCGGACATAAACGGAAATAACCTGGAACACGATAATGGAGATGAGTCTTTGCTTGGATCTGAATACGAAACATCCTCAGGGGAACTTATCTACTCCAGTCAGCCGCAATCAAAGATGGATTTGATGGCAAATTCAGTGGTGTCTACCTCAGCTTCACCTCCCATTCCTCCACCACGACCCAACCCAGCAAACACATCCGCAGAACTACAACGGG TATTTGACGTGTTTTATTTATTAGGCAATGCCATTGGAGGTCGAAAGATCAAGAACAACCGCCTCACCATCAAGGGTCTAACTTCGAAAGGTCACTCACATGGTTTTCTCGCTGACTTGAAAGCTGCAGCTACACAAATATTGACAGGAAACTTCGCACACATCAGTAAGGAAAAGCGAAAAGTGATCAAGGCGCTGACAAAGGACACCAAGCGTTCTTTTACACAAAGCATTGAATTGGGAAAG AGCCTGGTCTTGAATGAGCAACAAGATATGAAAAGAGACAAGAGATGTGCCGGGAAACGAGGTGTGGTTAGAAAGGCTCTTTCCTCGTCGAATGATTCCCTTTCAAAGCAGATTTCCTTCGCGAAATCCGTTATTTTACCCGGAAATGACCAAAAGAATGCTCAGAGAAGGAACAAGGAAACGCGTAAAGTGATAAAGACAATTGAAAAAGAACTTCACTCCCCTAGTTTTCAACAGCAGATTCGCGCGGCCTCCTCAACTTTGAACAAAGACGAAGCAACAAGGGATTTGAAAGCGAAGAGAGAACATAACAAAAAG GTTATCAAGATGGATGCGAAAATGATGAAGTTACAAAGAAAGAAGACAGCATTCAGATCTGATATCAAGTTCGTACGATCTGTAATCTGCGGTCCTCCAGCGGTGGATCATGTTGAAAATCCTCAGTTGGGTTGCGTATGTTACTATTGTAACAAGCACTGGAAAAAGGCGGGCGGTCCGCCATGCTTCAACCCTCCAAAGTGA